Proteins encoded by one window of Psychrilyobacter piezotolerans:
- a CDS encoding glutamate-5-semialdehyde dehydrogenase, producing the protein MKKYMNNMGVLAKKASRKLLQMDTTTKNNILEEMAVELLNNMEFIRSENEKDLIKGRKNGLSPAFIDRLTLTEERIYGMAQGIRTIIGLDDPIGEILSGFRHENGMEISQIRVPLGVIGMIFESRPNVTVDAAVLSLKSGNSIILRGGSDALCSNIALAKVIIQAGEKFGLPHGAIQLIENTDRSCVNELITMNDFIDVIIPRGGKGLKQAILAGASVPVIETGAGLCHTYVDHNADLNMAIDIIINAKASRPGVCNAMETLLVHSDSISKLLPSLGEKLGDLGVEIRADERSIKYLANAIPTTDSDWNTEYLDLILSIKTVDSIDEAIKHIDTYSTKHSEAIISENYKNTQKFLREVDSAAVYINASTRFTDGGAFGFGGEIGISTQKLHARGPMGIKELTSVKYIIRGDGQIR; encoded by the coding sequence ATGAAAAAATATATGAATAATATGGGTGTCTTAGCTAAAAAAGCTTCCAGAAAACTACTCCAAATGGATACTACAACTAAAAATAATATATTGGAAGAGATGGCTGTGGAACTTCTGAACAATATGGAATTTATAAGGTCAGAAAATGAAAAAGATCTGATTAAAGGCAGAAAAAACGGACTTAGTCCTGCTTTTATCGACAGGTTGACTCTGACCGAGGAAAGAATTTACGGGATGGCCCAGGGAATCAGGACTATCATAGGTTTAGATGATCCCATTGGTGAAATCTTGAGCGGATTCAGACATGAAAACGGCATGGAAATATCACAGATCCGTGTTCCTTTGGGAGTTATTGGGATGATCTTTGAATCCCGTCCAAATGTCACTGTAGATGCAGCTGTTCTCAGTTTAAAATCTGGAAACTCCATTATCTTAAGGGGAGGCTCAGATGCTCTTTGTTCAAATATAGCCTTAGCTAAAGTTATTATCCAGGCAGGTGAAAAATTCGGCCTGCCTCATGGTGCTATTCAATTAATTGAAAATACCGACAGAAGCTGTGTAAATGAATTGATTACCATGAATGATTTTATCGATGTTATCATCCCCCGGGGCGGTAAGGGGTTGAAGCAGGCCATCCTTGCAGGAGCAAGTGTTCCTGTTATAGAAACAGGTGCAGGTCTGTGTCATACCTATGTTGATCATAATGCAGATTTGAATATGGCTATAGATATTATTATCAATGCCAAAGCTTCCAGACCAGGAGTATGCAATGCCATGGAAACTCTCCTGGTTCATAGTGACAGTATCTCTAAACTCCTGCCCAGTTTAGGAGAAAAATTGGGCGATTTAGGAGTAGAGATTCGAGCCGATGAAAGATCTATAAAATATCTAGCTAACGCAATCCCTACAACTGACAGCGATTGGAATACAGAATATTTAGATCTTATTTTATCTATCAAAACTGTAGATTCCATAGATGAAGCCATAAAGCATATAGATACCTACTCTACAAAGCATTCAGAAGCAATTATCAGTGAAAACTATAAAAATACCCAGAAATTTTTGAGGGAAGTGGATTCTGCTGCAGTTTATATCAATGCTTCCACCAGATTTACCGATGGAGGAGCCTTTGGATTTGGAGGAGAGATCGGTATCAGTACTCAAAAACTCCATGCAAGGGGACCTATGGGTATCAAAGAACTAACTTCTGTTAAATATATAATTAGAGGAGACGGACAGATTAGATAA
- the spoVG gene encoding septation regulator SpoVG encodes MNITDVRLRTVKNENELKLKAYADITLDGSFVIHGLKVIDGQKGMFVAMPSRKMPNGEFKDIAHPITPDLRRILTEIVIKKYNETVEEIQDTEETKTVEDLEKI; translated from the coding sequence ATGAATATTACAGATGTAAGACTGAGAACGGTAAAAAATGAAAATGAATTAAAGTTAAAGGCTTATGCAGACATCACATTGGATGGCAGCTTTGTTATTCATGGATTAAAGGTTATCGATGGTCAAAAAGGAATGTTTGTGGCTATGCCATCTAGAAAGATGCCCAATGGCGAATTTAAGGATATAGCTCATCCTATTACTCCGGATTTAAGAAGAATTTTAACAGAGATCGTTATAAAAAAATACAATGAAACTGTGGAAGAGATACAAGATACAGAGGAAACAAAAACTGTAGAGGATTTAGAAAAAATATAA